One window of the Panulirus ornatus isolate Po-2019 chromosome 12, ASM3632096v1, whole genome shotgun sequence genome contains the following:
- the LOC139752179 gene encoding uncharacterized protein — protein MHQLPLHFSTSELPQSLHFRSAAAGVVAGFLVPVLLPFFHFGIISHLWDEFNYKVDRNLCSCSCWDTIFKGIYERGPAGYKHVYFNITSSTFKIWTVTVLAVILLYETIKRVVRLYLAGGIRVSMLVLLGASIYPHYYSWWSYFNYWNDDFYNQWNHQLFFSITEMASTISVVYLLDKSISVTAKQALIIIDIAILHIMTSGFDQFISNVVQGNGMLHQVLRDIFFMIPDILHLILPLLELRKVAQSLSVPTPYIISNKEFFSSVIFILSGWFLCLML, from the exons ATGCATCAGCTGCCGCTACACTTCAGCACCTCAGAGTTACCACAGTCATTGCACTTCAGGTCTGCAGCTGCAGGAGTGGTAGCAGGATTTTTAGTCCCAGTTCTGCTACCCTTCTTCCACTTTGGCATAATCTCTCATCTCTGGGATGAATTCAATTACAAAGTTGACCGCAATTTGTGTTCATGTTCTTGTTGGGACACTATTTTTAAAG GAATATATGAGAGAGGGCCAGCAGGTTACAAGCATGTGTACTTCAACATCACTTCCAGTACTTTCAAGATTTGGACTGTGACAGTCCTGGCTGTCATACTCTTATATGAAACaatcaagagagtggtgaggttgTACTTGGCTGGAGGG ATACGTGTGTCCATGTTGGTTCTGCTGGGTGCTAGTATCTACCCTCACTACTACTCTTGGTGGTCCTACTTCAATTATTGGAATGATGACTTCTACAACCAGTGGAACCACCAGCTTTTCTTTTCTATCACGGAGATGGCCTCAACTATCAGTGTCGTATATTTGTTAGACAA aAGCATAAGTGTAACTGCAAAACAAGCCCTTATCATTATTGACATTGCCATTCTTCACATCATGACCTCAGGTTTTGATCAGTTTATCAGCAATGTTGTTCAGGGGAATGGTATGCTTCATCAG GTGCTACGAGATATATTCTTTATGATTCCTGATATTCTCCATTTGATCCTGCCATTATTAGAACTCAGAAAGGTTGCTCAGTCTCTCAGTGTTCCTACTCCATATATCATTTCAAACAAAGAATTCTTCTCCTCTGTAATATTTATTCTCAGTGGCTGGTTTCTCTGTTTAATGCTTTGA